The following proteins come from a genomic window of Anas platyrhynchos isolate ZD024472 breed Pekin duck chromosome 12, IASCAAS_PekinDuck_T2T, whole genome shotgun sequence:
- the KIFC3 gene encoding kinesin-like protein KIFC3 isoform X4, producing MNLEKAGHCGGDGWEETAVEMRVAGVAVPGWVNPRGFPSDSIRTQLPGLVGAHPGGRFCSGKRASLPAPRPFPVIQKVVASMAHLQEEKLRLQEELLALQEKLAARKSEELAVSVQLQGQVENLKANLLDQAQEISRLRSELQGGTDLEKHRDLLAAENERLRQEMKAREGELRELRRQQGQCRGCTHLQENAVLQERLSQLQREAEEARAKLAELDVEVQQKTNRLAEVELRLKDSLAERAEEEERLSRRLRDSQETIASLKSQPQQIKYIIKTVEVESTKAKQALSESQSRNQYLQEQVGMQRQVLKEMEQQLQSSQKTAAQLRAQIAMYESELERAHGQMLEEMQAMEDEKNRAIEEAFSRAQVEMKAVHENLAGVRTNLLTLQPALRTLTHDYNSLKRQVRDFPLLLQETLRSARAEIGQAIEEVNNTNRELLRKYRRELQLRKKCHNELVRLKGNIRVFGRVRPITKEDGEGPEAANAVTFDANDDAVLHLLHKGKQVSFELDKVFPPQASQEEVFQEVQALVTSCIDGYNVCIFAYGQTGAGKTYTMEGTSANPGINQRALQLLFSEVRSKASDWDYAITVSVAEIYNEALRDLLGKEPQEKLEIKLCPDGSGQLYVPGLTEFRVQSVEDINKVFEFGHVKRVTECTNLNEHSSRSHALLIVTVHGLDRSTGLRTTGKLNLVDLAGSERVGRSGAEGSRLREAQYINKSLSALGDVIYALRSRQGHVPFRNSKLTYLLQDSLSGDSKTLMMVQVSPAEKNTSETLCSLKFAERVRSVELGPISRKAELASWPSQEQLEVTKGDVPGTAVSSSRGHASPSPGPPSGRATSIRRKLQTSA from the exons ATGAACCTGGAGAAAGCCG GGCACTGTGGTGGTGATGGCTGGGAAGAAACGGCCGTGGAAATGCGCGTAGCAGGCGTGGCTGTGCCAGGATGGGTTAATCCCCGTGGTTTCCCATCTGATTCCATCAGGACTCAATTGCCCGGGCTTGTTGGGGCTCATCCTG GGGGCAGGTTTTGCAGTGGGAAGCGTGCCAGCCTGCCGGCCCCACGTCCCTTCCCCGTGATCCAGAAGGTGGTGGCATCCATGGCGCacctgcaggaggagaagctgcggctgcaggaggagctgctggctctgcaggaGAAACTGGCTGCCAGGAAGAGCGAGGAGCTCGCCGTCTCTGTCCAGCTGCAAGGGCAG GTTGAAAACTTGAAGGCGAATCTCCTGGACCAAGCCCAGGAAATCAGCAGGCTGCGCTCAGAGCTG CAGGGCGGCACGGACCTGGAGAAGCACCGGGACCTGCTGGCGGCCGAGAACGAGCGCTTGCGGCAGGAGATGAAGGCCCGTGAGGGGGAGCTGCGGGAGCTGCGGCGGCAGCAGGGGCAGTGCAGGGGCTGCACCCACCTCCAG GAGAACGCCGTGCTGCAGGAGCggctgtcccagctgcagcgGGAGGCAGAGGAGGCACGGGCCAAGCTGGCGGAGCTGGACGTGGAGGTGCAGCAGAAGACGAACCGCCTGGCTGAGGTGGAGCTGCGGCTCAAGGACTCGCTGGCCGAGAGagccgaggaggaggagcggcTCAGCCGGCGGCTGCGGGACAGCCAGGAGACTATCGCCAGCCTCAAGTCGCAGCCCCAGCAGATAAAG TACATCATCAAGACAGTGGAGGTGGAGTCAACCAAGGCGAAGCAGGCCTTGTCAGAGAGCCAGTCCCGAAACCAGtacctgcaggagcaggtggggatgcagaggcaggtgctgaaggagatggagcagcagctgcagagctcccagaagacagcagctcagctccGGGCCCAG ATTGCAATGTATGAGTCTGAGCTGGAGCGGGCCCACGGGCAGATGCTGGAGGAGATGCAGGCGATGGAGGATGAGAAAAATCGTGCCATCGAAGAGGCGTTTTCCCGTGCCCAGGTGGAGATGAAGGCAGTGCATGAAAACCTGGCAG GTGTCCGGACCAACCTGCTGACGCTGCAGCCAGCGCTGCGTACCCTCACCCACGACTACAACAGCCTGAAGAGGCAGGTCCGGGacttccccctgctcctccaggaGACCCTGCGGAGCGCCAGGGCTGAG ATCGGCCAGGCCATCGAGGAGGTGAACAACACCAACCGGGAGCTGCTGCGGAAGTACCgccgggagctgcagctccgcAAGAAGTGCCACAATGAGCTGGTGCGGCTGAAAg GAAACATCCGCGTCTTCGGCCGGGTCCGTCCCATCACTAAGGAGGACGGTGAGGGTCCGGAGGCGGCCAACGCAGTGACGTTCGATGCCAACGACGATGCCGTCCTTCACCTCCTGCACAAGGGGAAGCAGGTGTCCTTTGAGCTGGACAAGGTCTTTCCACCACAGGCGTcccaggaggag GTGTTTCAAGAGGTTCAGGCCCTGGTTACTTCCTGCATTGATGGCTACAACGTCTGCATATTTGCCTACGGACAGACAGGGGCAGGAAAAACGTACACGATGGAG GGAACCTCTGCAAACCCGGGGATCAACCAGcgggccctgcagctgctcttctCTGAGGTGCGGAGCAAGGCATCCGACTGGGACTACGCCATCACCGTCAGCGTGGCTGAGATTTACAACGAGGCGCTCAG GGacctgctggggaaggagccCCAGGAGAAGCTGGAGATCAAGCTGTGCCCCGACGGCAGCGGGCAGCTCTATGTGCCCGGGCTGACCGAGTTCAGGGTGCAGAGCGTGGAGGACATCAACAAG GTCTTTGAGTTTGGCCATGTCAAGCGGGTGACAGAGTGCACCAACCTGAACGAGCACAGCTCCCGCTCTCACGCCCTGCTCATCGTCACTGTCCACGGCCTGGACCGCAGCACGGGGCTGCGCACCACAG GGAAGCTGAACCTGGTGGACCTGGCGGGCTCGGAGCGCGTCGGGCGGTCGGGCGCAGAGGGCAGCCGGCTCCGCGAGGCGCAGTACATCAACAAGTCGCTATCAGCACTGGGGGACGTGATCTACGCCCTGCGCTCCCGGCAGGGCCACGTGCCCTTCCGCAACTCCAAGCTGACCTACCTGCTGCAGGACTCGCTCAGCGGGGACAGCAAGACCCTCATGATGGTGCAG gtcTCCCCCGCCGAGAAGAACACCAGCGAGACGCTGTGTTCCCTGAAGTTCGCCGAGAGGGTTCGCTCCGTGGAGCTCGGCCCCATCTCACGCAAGGCTGAGCTGGCGTCCTGGcccagccaggagcagctggaggtaaccaag GGGGACGTGCCGGGGACCGCAGTATCCTCCAGCCGGGGCCACGCGTCGCCCAGCCCAGGACCACCCAGTGGCCGTGCTACCTCCATCCGCAGGAAGCTCCAGACCtcag CCTGA
- the KIFC3 gene encoding kinesin-like protein KIFC3 isoform X5 — MNLEKAGHCGGDGWEETAVEMRVAGVAVPGWVNPRGFPSDSIRTQLPGLVGAHPGGRFCSGKRASLPAPRPFPVIQKVVASMAHLQEEKLRLQEELLALQEKLAARKSEELAVSVQLQGQVENLKANLLDQAQEISRLRSELQGGTDLEKHRDLLAAENERLRQEMKAREGELRELRRQQGQCRGCTHLQENAVLQERLSQLQREAEEARAKLAELDVEVQQKTNRLAEVELRLKDSLAERAEEEERLSRRLRDSQETIASLKSQPQQIKYIIKTVEVESTKAKQALSESQSRNQYLQEQVGMQRQVLKEMEQQLQSSQKTAAQLRAQIAMYESELERAHGQMLEEMQAMEDEKNRAIEEAFSRAQVEMKAVHENLAGVRTNLLTLQPALRTLTHDYNSLKRQVRDFPLLLQETLRSARAEIGQAIEEVNNTNRELLRKYRRELQLRKKCHNELVRLKGNIRVFGRVRPITKEDGEGPEAANAVTFDANDDAVLHLLHKGKQVSFELDKVFPPQASQEEVFQEVQALVTSCIDGYNVCIFAYGQTGAGKTYTMEGTSANPGINQRALQLLFSEVRSKASDWDYAITVSVAEIYNEALRDLLGKEPQEKLEIKLCPDGSGQLYVPGLTEFRVQSVEDINKVFEFGHVKRVTECTNLNEHSSRSHALLIVTVHGLDRSTGLRTTGKLNLVDLAGSERVGRSGAEGSRLREAQYINKSLSALGDVIYALRSRQGHVPFRNSKLTYLLQDSLSGDSKTLMMVQVSPAEKNTSETLCSLKFAERVRSVELGPISRKAELASWPSQEQLEGDVPGTAVSSSRGHASPSPGPPSGRATSIRRKLQTSA; from the exons ATGAACCTGGAGAAAGCCG GGCACTGTGGTGGTGATGGCTGGGAAGAAACGGCCGTGGAAATGCGCGTAGCAGGCGTGGCTGTGCCAGGATGGGTTAATCCCCGTGGTTTCCCATCTGATTCCATCAGGACTCAATTGCCCGGGCTTGTTGGGGCTCATCCTG GGGGCAGGTTTTGCAGTGGGAAGCGTGCCAGCCTGCCGGCCCCACGTCCCTTCCCCGTGATCCAGAAGGTGGTGGCATCCATGGCGCacctgcaggaggagaagctgcggctgcaggaggagctgctggctctgcaggaGAAACTGGCTGCCAGGAAGAGCGAGGAGCTCGCCGTCTCTGTCCAGCTGCAAGGGCAG GTTGAAAACTTGAAGGCGAATCTCCTGGACCAAGCCCAGGAAATCAGCAGGCTGCGCTCAGAGCTG CAGGGCGGCACGGACCTGGAGAAGCACCGGGACCTGCTGGCGGCCGAGAACGAGCGCTTGCGGCAGGAGATGAAGGCCCGTGAGGGGGAGCTGCGGGAGCTGCGGCGGCAGCAGGGGCAGTGCAGGGGCTGCACCCACCTCCAG GAGAACGCCGTGCTGCAGGAGCggctgtcccagctgcagcgGGAGGCAGAGGAGGCACGGGCCAAGCTGGCGGAGCTGGACGTGGAGGTGCAGCAGAAGACGAACCGCCTGGCTGAGGTGGAGCTGCGGCTCAAGGACTCGCTGGCCGAGAGagccgaggaggaggagcggcTCAGCCGGCGGCTGCGGGACAGCCAGGAGACTATCGCCAGCCTCAAGTCGCAGCCCCAGCAGATAAAG TACATCATCAAGACAGTGGAGGTGGAGTCAACCAAGGCGAAGCAGGCCTTGTCAGAGAGCCAGTCCCGAAACCAGtacctgcaggagcaggtggggatgcagaggcaggtgctgaaggagatggagcagcagctgcagagctcccagaagacagcagctcagctccGGGCCCAG ATTGCAATGTATGAGTCTGAGCTGGAGCGGGCCCACGGGCAGATGCTGGAGGAGATGCAGGCGATGGAGGATGAGAAAAATCGTGCCATCGAAGAGGCGTTTTCCCGTGCCCAGGTGGAGATGAAGGCAGTGCATGAAAACCTGGCAG GTGTCCGGACCAACCTGCTGACGCTGCAGCCAGCGCTGCGTACCCTCACCCACGACTACAACAGCCTGAAGAGGCAGGTCCGGGacttccccctgctcctccaggaGACCCTGCGGAGCGCCAGGGCTGAG ATCGGCCAGGCCATCGAGGAGGTGAACAACACCAACCGGGAGCTGCTGCGGAAGTACCgccgggagctgcagctccgcAAGAAGTGCCACAATGAGCTGGTGCGGCTGAAAg GAAACATCCGCGTCTTCGGCCGGGTCCGTCCCATCACTAAGGAGGACGGTGAGGGTCCGGAGGCGGCCAACGCAGTGACGTTCGATGCCAACGACGATGCCGTCCTTCACCTCCTGCACAAGGGGAAGCAGGTGTCCTTTGAGCTGGACAAGGTCTTTCCACCACAGGCGTcccaggaggag GTGTTTCAAGAGGTTCAGGCCCTGGTTACTTCCTGCATTGATGGCTACAACGTCTGCATATTTGCCTACGGACAGACAGGGGCAGGAAAAACGTACACGATGGAG GGAACCTCTGCAAACCCGGGGATCAACCAGcgggccctgcagctgctcttctCTGAGGTGCGGAGCAAGGCATCCGACTGGGACTACGCCATCACCGTCAGCGTGGCTGAGATTTACAACGAGGCGCTCAG GGacctgctggggaaggagccCCAGGAGAAGCTGGAGATCAAGCTGTGCCCCGACGGCAGCGGGCAGCTCTATGTGCCCGGGCTGACCGAGTTCAGGGTGCAGAGCGTGGAGGACATCAACAAG GTCTTTGAGTTTGGCCATGTCAAGCGGGTGACAGAGTGCACCAACCTGAACGAGCACAGCTCCCGCTCTCACGCCCTGCTCATCGTCACTGTCCACGGCCTGGACCGCAGCACGGGGCTGCGCACCACAG GGAAGCTGAACCTGGTGGACCTGGCGGGCTCGGAGCGCGTCGGGCGGTCGGGCGCAGAGGGCAGCCGGCTCCGCGAGGCGCAGTACATCAACAAGTCGCTATCAGCACTGGGGGACGTGATCTACGCCCTGCGCTCCCGGCAGGGCCACGTGCCCTTCCGCAACTCCAAGCTGACCTACCTGCTGCAGGACTCGCTCAGCGGGGACAGCAAGACCCTCATGATGGTGCAG gtcTCCCCCGCCGAGAAGAACACCAGCGAGACGCTGTGTTCCCTGAAGTTCGCCGAGAGGGTTCGCTCCGTGGAGCTCGGCCCCATCTCACGCAAGGCTGAGCTGGCGTCCTGGcccagccaggagcagctggag GGGGACGTGCCGGGGACCGCAGTATCCTCCAGCCGGGGCCACGCGTCGCCCAGCCCAGGACCACCCAGTGGCCGTGCTACCTCCATCCGCAGGAAGCTCCAGACCtcag CCTGA